The Brachyspira aalborgi genome has a segment encoding these proteins:
- a CDS encoding NAD(P)H-dependent oxidoreductase subunit E has protein sequence METNNMQTVIEVCVGLHCCMKGSYAILESIRKHYDLKIGIPSFDGMLLKEVECMHNCKNAVSVIINGMEFNNCSFDNIVKYIEAIHIRKR, from the coding sequence ATGGAAACAAATAATATGCAAACGGTAATAGAAGTATGCGTGGGGCTTCATTGTTGTATGAAAGGTTCTTATGCAATTTTAGAATCTATAAGAAAACATTATGATTTGAAAATTGGAATCCCATCGTTTGACGGTATGCTCTTAAAAGAGGTAGAATGTATGCATAATTGCAAAAATGCAGTTTCGGTAATAATTAACGGAATGGAATTTAATAACTGTTCTTTTGATAATATCGTTAAATATATAGAAGCGATACATATAAGAAAAAGATGA
- a CDS encoding ferrodoxin produces MIIKITVDGKDIYSQKGWTILKALSYLKIDIPNLCDFRFDNINNAENKNLSFITEENKLNCKLCIVKIKRKNEDSYSFKYACNEIVENGMDIISEDEEIISYRKSLLNSISYSHKPICSNCEVDYKCKLKKYFDLYNINEKNNLENNEEKIIDNKFIEEIKNIVKTFNLPDYIKADYDRCIYCGLCDNYKTINGYNSIITDLCPTNVFYAERKNKINSNNNSIESVQSFCIGCNSLCDIEYLHNKENINDIKSISGKKFGLCDYGRKMDYYSNDKLKYPLINGVENDFEKAKELYREFISDINDNSYLAIASSLYPLEDIKAFNELASYLGITKLYYKKNRIATDSNVIKDNYTNINKYSIEELKRELKYINGENIDFNYYKKFIILGDSLDDNNEEIISFIQKNKRNYILFTPTLSALAYNSYIAFPIAGLGEFSGNYIDKYGKLKEINSFLNKDKNRLNLRDLIKYLYL; encoded by the coding sequence ATGATTATAAAAATTACTGTTGACGGAAAAGATATATATTCGCAAAAAGGTTGGACGATACTTAAAGCATTATCGTATTTGAAAATAGATATTCCTAATTTATGCGACTTTCGATTTGACAATATAAATAACGCGGAAAATAAAAATTTATCTTTCATAACGGAAGAAAATAAATTAAATTGCAAATTATGTATTGTAAAGATAAAAAGAAAAAATGAAGATTCTTATAGTTTCAAATATGCATGCAATGAAATAGTTGAAAACGGAATGGATATTATAAGCGAAGATGAAGAGATTATTTCTTATAGAAAATCGCTTTTAAATTCAATATCATATAGCCATAAACCTATATGTTCAAATTGCGAAGTAGATTATAAATGCAAGTTAAAAAAATATTTTGATTTATATAATATAAACGAAAAAAATAATTTAGAAAATAACGAAGAAAAAATTATTGATAATAAATTTATTGAAGAAATAAAAAATATAGTTAAAACTTTTAATTTGCCCGATTATATAAAAGCCGATTATGACAGATGCATTTATTGCGGACTATGCGATAATTATAAAACAATAAACGGATATAATTCTATAATAACCGATTTATGTCCAACAAATGTGTTTTATGCGGAAAGAAAAAATAAAATAAATTCTAATAATAATTCTATAGAAAGCGTTCAAAGTTTTTGTATTGGATGCAATTCTTTATGCGATATAGAATATTTGCATAATAAAGAAAATATAAACGATATAAAATCAATTTCGGGAAAAAAATTTGGTTTATGCGATTATGGAAGAAAAATGGATTATTATTCAAACGATAAATTAAAATATCCATTAATAAACGGAGTTGAAAACGATTTTGAAAAAGCTAAAGAATTATATAGAGAATTTATAAGCGATATTAACGACAATTCTTATTTGGCTATAGCGTCCTCTTTGTATCCGCTTGAAGATATAAAAGCTTTTAACGAACTAGCAAGTTATTTGGGAATAACAAAATTATATTATAAAAAAAATCGTATAGCCACAGATTCAAATGTTATAAAAGATAATTATACAAATATAAATAAATATTCAATAGAAGAATTAAAAAGAGAATTAAAATATATTAACGGAGAAAATATAGATTTTAATTATTATAAAAAGTTTATTATTTTAGGAGATTCTTTAGACGACAATAACGAAGAGATAATATCTTTCATTCAAAAAAATAAAAGAAATTATATATTATTTACTCCAACCTTATCGGCTTTGGCTTATAATTCTTATATAGCTTTTCCGATAGCGGGGCTTGGAGAATTTAGCGGAAATTATATCGATAAATACGGAAAATTAAAAGAAATTAACTCTTTTTTGAATAAAGATAAGAACAGACTTAACTTAAGAGATTTAATAAAGTATTTGTATTTATAA
- the recF gene encoding DNA replication/repair protein RecF (All proteins in this family for which functions are known are DNA-binding proteins that assist the filamentation of RecA onto DNA for the initiation of recombination or recombinational repair.): MILKELTLRSFRNYDESVFDFSDKINVLYGNNGFGKTNILEAIYMLGNGISFRTRLDREIVKYKNDNYFIRGIFREDNLSYDTNIEIVYQKKSKKVFMDKKEISSRKDLIGKILYIIFLPNDTDLVMGEPKLRRDYFNMLISTISIEYLSSLIKYNKLLKMRNICLINKPNEAHIYNEDIAKLSLYISKENIKYSKILEDKMNETYETIFKNENPYSIKYLSTIENIENENDYIKKLEDTLQEQIKLKTTYFGVHRAEYQFYYKDSLSRKFSSQGEKRMFALIMKLASEKIFLEYRNKKPILLIDDAMLELDNIKRDSILEYIKTLGQVFITVTEKEKVKNFERGKIFDIVNC; this comes from the coding sequence ATGATACTCAAAGAGTTAACTCTGCGTTCTTTTAGAAACTATGATGAAAGCGTATTTGATTTTTCTGATAAAATAAATGTTTTATACGGAAATAACGGCTTTGGAAAAACAAATATTTTGGAAGCTATATATATGCTTGGAAACGGAATATCTTTTAGAACTCGTTTAGATAGAGAAATCGTAAAATATAAAAACGATAATTATTTTATAAGAGGAATATTTAGAGAAGATAATTTATCTTACGACACAAATATAGAAATAGTTTATCAAAAAAAATCTAAAAAAGTTTTTATGGACAAAAAAGAAATCTCTTCAAGAAAAGATTTAATTGGAAAAATACTTTATATTATATTTCTTCCAAACGATACCGATTTAGTTATGGGCGAGCCTAAATTGAGAAGAGACTATTTTAATATGCTTATTTCAACAATATCGATTGAATATTTATCTTCTTTGATAAAATATAATAAACTTTTAAAAATGCGAAATATTTGCTTGATAAATAAACCCAACGAAGCTCATATTTACAATGAAGATATAGCGAAACTTTCTTTATATATATCGAAAGAAAATATTAAATATTCAAAAATATTGGAAGATAAAATGAACGAAACTTACGAAACGATATTTAAAAATGAAAATCCTTATTCAATTAAATATTTATCGACTATAGAAAATATTGAAAACGAAAACGATTATATAAAAAAACTTGAAGACACTTTACAAGAGCAAATAAAACTTAAAACGACATATTTTGGAGTGCATAGAGCGGAATATCAATTTTATTATAAAGATTCGCTTTCAAGAAAATTTTCTTCTCAAGGCGAAAAAAGAATGTTTGCGCTTATAATGAAACTTGCAAGCGAAAAAATATTTTTAGAATATAGAAATAAAAAACCTATTCTTTTAATAGACGATGCTATGCTTGAACTTGACAATATAAAAAGAGATAGCATATTGGAATATATAAAAACTTTAGGACAGGTATTTATAACCGTGACTGAAAAAGAAAAAGTGAAAAATTTTGAAAGAGGAAAAATTTTTGATATAGTTAATTGTTAG
- a CDS encoding FAD-dependent oxidoreductase produces the protein MRKTRDEILSNIGNNRYDIIIIGGGVIGATIAFKTSRVGLSTLLLEKHDFSFGASSRTGKILNGGYNDLTTKNIISTIYKVRERNNLIYKSSASQTGILYPIYEYGKSGIFGQELKSNFYDLLSIFSQIKRHTSHSRNSALECLPDLINNDVIAGIEYNEGMLDDSRYVMELLLKAEENGADILNYAEVKIFEYNNKEIQKVILSDKITGRIYETSAKDIVISAGAWGHELSSTLPNGSFDNKVQYIKASHLIVNSDIIHINKSVVLPKIKDRPNVFLMKWKDTLIIGPTIKKYNGNLDCIYATSDEIEYLLDIYNTYFSSIVNKNHIITTQSGMMPVDSTDIKIHSHPNYRLFLVEGGNFTLSSLIAVKTLLKIYGKPHKWFSVGKFMNNKIDKKIEWVLKKETIDFLINYFNSVDLAIRLNEFCKNDSSLLVNVGLDERIPRGLIKYFVEVEHALHLDDIMIRRLRFILTENDCGTLLAEHIAEEMANILGWNQKRIEWEIKRYRTEIKRARVSLY, from the coding sequence ATGCGAAAAACGAGAGACGAGATACTTTCTAATATCGGTAATAATCGTTATGATATAATTATTATAGGCGGCGGAGTAATCGGAGCTACCATAGCTTTTAAGACTTCAAGAGTAGGACTTTCTACTCTTTTATTAGAAAAGCATGATTTTTCTTTCGGCGCTTCTTCTCGCACGGGAAAAATACTTAACGGAGGCTATAACGATTTAACTACAAAAAATATAATTTCTACTATTTATAAAGTTAGAGAAAGAAATAATTTAATATATAAAAGTTCCGCAAGCCAAACGGGAATATTATATCCAATATACGAATATGGAAAATCTGGAATATTCGGACAAGAATTAAAAAGCAATTTTTACGATTTACTTTCAATATTTTCTCAAATAAAAAGACATACATCTCATAGCAGAAATTCCGCTTTAGAATGTTTGCCCGATTTAATCAATAACGATGTAATAGCTGGAATAGAATATAACGAAGGAATGCTTGACGATTCAAGATATGTTATGGAACTTCTTTTAAAAGCGGAAGAAAACGGAGCGGATATTTTAAATTATGCTGAAGTAAAAATTTTTGAATATAATAATAAAGAAATACAAAAAGTTATTTTATCCGATAAAATCACGGGAAGAATATACGAAACGAGCGCTAAAGATATAGTAATTTCTGCTGGCGCTTGGGGACATGAATTAAGCTCAACTCTTCCAAATGGCAGTTTTGATAATAAGGTTCAATATATAAAAGCGTCTCATTTAATAGTCAATAGCGATATTATTCATATTAATAAATCTGTAGTTTTGCCAAAAATAAAAGATAGACCGAATGTATTTTTAATGAAATGGAAAGACACTTTAATTATAGGACCGACAATAAAAAAATATAATGGAAATTTAGATTGCATATACGCTACAAGCGATGAGATAGAATATTTACTTGATATATATAATACTTATTTTAGTTCTATAGTAAATAAAAATCATATTATAACGACTCAATCTGGTATGATGCCCGTTGATTCTACAGATATTAAAATTCATTCTCATCCTAATTATAGATTATTTTTGGTTGAAGGCGGAAACTTTACCTTATCTTCATTAATAGCCGTAAAAACTTTATTAAAAATATACGGAAAGCCGCATAAATGGTTTAGCGTTGGCAAATTTATGAATAATAAAATCGATAAAAAAATAGAATGGGTATTAAAAAAAGAGACTATCGATTTTCTTATAAATTATTTTAATTCTGTTGATTTGGCGATTCGATTAAACGAGTTCTGCAAAAACGATTCTTCTCTGCTTGTAAATGTAGGACTTGACGAAAGAATCCCAAGAGGTTTAATAAAATATTTTGTAGAAGTTGAACATGCTTTGCATTTAGACGATATTATGATTAGAAGATTAAGATTTATATTAACCGAAAACGACTGCGGAACTTTGCTGGCTGAACATATAGCGGAAGAAATGGCTAATATATTGGGCTGGAATCAAAAAAGAATAGAATGGGAAATTAAAAGATACAGAACGGAAATAAAGAGAGCGAGAGTTTCTTTATATTGA
- a CDS encoding NADH-ubiquinone oxidoreductase-F iron-sulfur binding region domain-containing protein, with protein sequence MKRYVLYNENIIDNIQTFKDYFGDFLYSKIKIENYNNIISDLKEYPIFTRDAYQKSLYDIIISKKENEETLIINGYSIDYLVFKDKFLLKNNPYLILDSAIFLSKILNIKNIDIILRSYYNEEKNILIKALAEIEDIYYINNEININIYDENSYYDNYKEKITIPFLENKNYIFDLETITQFGYFTHIGKDNFKKYGEGNFKGSILLSLSGDINIPNLYEFELSNSFNDIIRIAGNAPKDYDIKCVFTNGFLNPPMDIESLLNISLDYNDFNNLNIKIGNGGICFISENRCIIRVSLKIIQFAKNISCKKCMPCGFGFNLCEYYLNKIILGKSDNSDLIDLKNTLNMIIKGSSCLYIRNLTNCILQTIEKFNYEFLYAIEKKITLYSFINKTDII encoded by the coding sequence ATGAAAAGATATGTTCTTTATAACGAAAATATTATAGATAATATTCAAACATTTAAAGATTATTTCGGAGACTTTCTTTATTCTAAAATTAAAATTGAAAATTATAATAATATAATTTCAGATTTAAAAGAATATCCGATATTTACAAGAGACGCTTATCAAAAATCGCTTTATGATATTATTATTTCTAAAAAAGAAAACGAAGAAACTTTAATAATAAACGGTTATTCAATCGATTATCTAGTATTCAAAGATAAATTTTTACTTAAAAATAATCCTTATCTTATTTTAGATTCTGCAATATTTTTATCAAAAATTTTAAATATAAAAAATATCGATATAATATTGAGAAGTTATTATAACGAAGAAAAAAATATTTTAATAAAAGCTTTAGCCGAAATTGAAGATATTTATTATATTAACAATGAAATTAACATAAACATATACGATGAAAATTCTTATTATGATAATTATAAAGAAAAAATAACTATTCCATTTTTAGAAAATAAAAATTATATTTTTGATTTGGAAACTATAACTCAATTTGGATATTTTACGCATATTGGAAAAGATAATTTTAAAAAATATGGCGAAGGAAATTTTAAAGGCTCTATTTTGCTTTCGCTTTCTGGAGATATTAACATTCCTAATTTATACGAATTTGAATTATCGAATTCATTTAACGATATTATAAGAATTGCAGGAAATGCGCCTAAAGATTATGATATAAAATGCGTATTTACAAACGGTTTTTTGAATCCGCCAATGGATATTGAAAGTTTATTAAATATCTCTTTGGATTATAACGACTTTAATAATTTAAATATAAAAATCGGAAACGGAGGAATATGTTTTATAAGCGAGAATAGATGCATTATAAGAGTTTCGCTTAAAATAATTCAATTTGCTAAAAATATATCATGCAAAAAATGTATGCCTTGCGGTTTCGGTTTTAATTTATGCGAATATTATTTAAATAAAATAATTTTAGGCAAGTCCGATAATTCCGATTTAATAGATTTAAAAAATACTTTAAATATGATAATAAAAGGTTCTTCATGTTTATATATAAGAAATCTTACAAATTGCATATTGCAAACTATAGAAAAATTTAATTATGAGTTTTTATACGCTATAGAAAAAAAAATTACTTTATATAGCTTTATAAATAAAACGGATATTATATGA